CGTCATAGTAAACTACTCCTATAACAATTGCCCATCTATTTACTACACCATCTGGCTCTTTTCCACTTTTTGCCATTGTTGTTTTAAAGGCAAAATCGTATCCTAAATCATACCATACTGAACCTTGTCTCTCATAGGCCGAACCATTGGCATAGACATCACTGGTACTATAGTACCATTTATAATAACTGATACTACTCCCAGTAGGACAGTAAAGAACTATGTAATATGGTTTTTTACCTAATGTTCTTATATCAAACAAAACATTTGCAGAGCTTAAATCTATACGAAGCCAACCATTACTTTTACTAACTTCCTCTGGTGAAATAGTAACTCTAGCGATTATTTTTCCATTTAAGTCATCTTTTATGTAAACGTAAAGATCTGATAACTTTTGATAAGGATTGGAGTTGCCTTTCTTACTTTCATACCCTTTTTGATCTGTAGATTTACCTAAGATTTTTGAAATGAAAGAAACAATAATATCTTTAAAGGAAATTCTACCTAAGTTACGCAGACTGTTCATAAGCACACCTGGGTTAGAATCTGAGCTGCTCACCATGTTGTTATTCTCACTGCTATCAGTTTCACCGTTACTATCAGAATATTCAAAAGTTTTCTTTCCAACATATATATACAATTCATTCATCTTTTGTTTTTCAGGATTTGGAATAAATGACTGTGCATAATAAGCTCCACCATATATCTTGACAAATCCACCGCTTGTATCTTCCTGGCTCGGGTCATCGCTACTAACAGTAGGCAATCCTTTACCAACAATTTCAATCTTAGCTACATCAAAGCCTTCGCTTCCTTTGTTATCTTTAACAATCAAACTAACAGTATAATAGCCAGGTTTATCATAAGCATGTTCAACAATCTCGCCATTAGCGGTACTTCCATCTCCAAAGTTCCATTTATAGCTAACAATATAGCCATCTTCATCATAGCTAGCTGATCCATCAAACTTTATAACCTCACCAACTTTATTCTCTCCATAGAAGTTAATCTTTCCAACAGGAGCAGTATTGCTCTTTTCAATCTTAATTGGCTTGCTCAATACTTTATGCTTCCATTCATTATTTTCTGCATTTTTAACAGATATCTTTGGATAATATTCTCCAGCTTTATTATAAATGCAGGAAACATAGAATGGATTTGTATTTGCAAATCCAGTTTTTTCACTTCCATCTCCTAAATCAAGAACGTAATAATACCAGTGAATTTCTTCGCTATTTTCTTTCATTATGATAAAATCTTCGCTATGCTTGCCATCATTTACTAAAACTTTAAAATAAATAGCTTCATTAGTGTAACCATTTTCTTGCAATGCTTCAAAAGAAATGCTCCAGCTTTCTGAAAAACTTAAAGAAGGAGCCAATAGCATTAAAACTATAAAAAAGCTTATTATTCCAGATTTTATTTTTACCTCCATAAATTTAATTAAATTTAAATATATAATTTTTTCTGGTTTTGATTTGTTGCATAAGTTAGCCCTCTTCCACAATCAATGCCTTATCTTCGAATTTAAATATTTGATATGTTTTTTCTCCTTTTAGCCCGCTTTCAATTTTTTTCCTAACATTCCAGTAATTTTCTGGCTCTATATCAATTCTTAAAATTGCCTTCCTTGCATTTATATTTTTCAAAATTTTGTTTATTTCCGAAAGGTTGAATGAGCATATCTCCATAACTTTATACCTTCTTAAAAAAGAAGAATTGTAAGGAATGCTTGAAGTAGCAAGACTTCTCCTCTTTCCAATTTTAATTAAATTTCCATCAAAACCTATTTTTCCAAATAAATTGCTCACCAATCCAGCCTTTACAACAGTTACATCAATTTCATAAATAAATTCTCCAATTTTATCAGAAAAAAATACCTCAATTTTTTCATCCATATCAGTTATTCTTTCCTCGGAAGGCAGGGATACAGCGGAAATATTGCAGGAAGCAAGTTCATTGGTGTAAAGAGCAAGCCTGTTTAAAGTGAAATTAAGAGAAGTATATTCCTTTTCTCCTTCTATTAAGATTTCATTTCTTGAAATCTGAGGAGGCAGTTCAAAAGCTATTTTATCAGTCCTCTTTTTATAAATTTCATAAACTTTCAATGGATTTGGTTCTAAACTATTCAATTTCCTTTTCTTTTCATTTTCTTTTCTTGAGGGGTCAGAAAAAATTGCATCGGCATCTATTCTTTCCACAATTTTTTTATCGAGGCAATCTCCTTCAATAATTTCATAATTTTTTATTCCATTTATTTCCATGTTTAATATTGCCATCTTCGCCCTGTAGCTATCTTTCTCAATTCCTATAACTCTTGCATTTTTTGCAAAAAAAATTAACTGTACCCCCACTCCACAGCTAACATCCGCTATTGAATTACCTTTAACTCTTTTTGCCCTATATTGAGCAATAAGTGGGGGAGTGGAATATTTTAACCCGTATTCATCAAAAAATATATTATGGGATGGAAATTTCTTTGAAGAGATTATTCTGCATTTTGCCATTTCAAAAATTTTCTCCCCAGGAAAATATATTTCTTTAAGCCTGCTGATCACCAGTTTTCTGCTATATCCTTGCCTTATCAGCTTTTCCGCTTTTTTAATTTCTTCTTCTATTTCTTCTATTTTCATGAGTTTCAAATTCTATCATCAACTCGCTTTTTTGAATGAAATCGAGAAATTTTGTTAGCTTATTTAAAGTTTCATTTGAGACAACATGCTCTATTTTGCAGGCATCTTCATCAGCAAGTTTTTCATCCACACCTATTGATACAAAAAAATTTCTCAAGGCATAATGCTTTCCCTCCAATTTTCTTCCAATCCTGCGCCCTTTTTCTGTTAAAATTGCTCCTCTATATTTTGTATACTTAATATACCCTTTCTCCTCCATTTTTTGAAGCATTTCTGTAGCGGTAGATGGCCTTACCTTCATATTTTTTGCAATATCATTTGTTCTTGCGGTTCCCTTCTTTTTTACAAGCCCGTATACGGTTTCAATGTATTCCTCGTATCTTTTATTCTTCATTTCAATCCATATTCCTTACTATTTCCTCCGCTATTTCAAGCGTGCTGGAATT
This window of the Thermoplasmatales archaeon genome carries:
- a CDS encoding class I SAM-dependent methyltransferase; amino-acid sequence: MKIEEIEEEIKKAEKLIRQGYSRKLVISRLKEIYFPGEKIFEMAKCRIISSKKFPSHNIFFDEYGLKYSTPPLIAQYRAKRVKGNSIADVSCGVGVQLIFFAKNARVIGIEKDSYRAKMAILNMEINGIKNYEIIEGDCLDKKIVERIDADAIFSDPSRKENEKKRKLNSLEPNPLKVYEIYKKRTDKIAFELPPQISRNEILIEGEKEYTSLNFTLNRLALYTNELASCNISAVSLPSEERITDMDEKIEVFFSDKIGEFIYEIDVTVVKAGLVSNLFGKIGFDGNLIKIGKRRSLATSSIPYNSSFLRRYKVMEICSFNLSEINKILKNINARKAILRIDIEPENYWNVRKKIESGLKGEKTYQIFKFEDKALIVEEG
- a CDS encoding metal-dependent transcriptional regulator; its protein translation is MKNKRYEEYIETVYGLVKKKGTARTNDIAKNMKVRPSTATEMLQKMEEKGYIKYTKYRGAILTEKGRRIGRKLEGKHYALRNFFVSIGVDEKLADEDACKIEHVVSNETLNKLTKFLDFIQKSELMIEFETHENRRNRRRN
- a CDS encoding PKD domain-containing protein, with protein sequence MEVKIKSGIISFFIVLMLLAPSLSFSESWSISFEALQENGYTNEAIYFKVLVNDGKHSEDFIIMKENSEEIHWYYYVLDLGDGSEKTGFANTNPFYVSCIYNKAGEYYPKISVKNAENNEWKHKVLSKPIKIEKSNTAPVGKINFYGENKVGEVIKFDGSASYDEDGYIVSYKWNFGDGSTANGEIVEHAYDKPGYYTVSLIVKDNKGSEGFDVAKIEIVGKGLPTVSSDDPSQEDTSGGFVKIYGGAYYAQSFIPNPEKQKMNELYIYVGKKTFEYSDSNGETDSSENNNMVSSSDSNPGVLMNSLRNLGRISFKDIIVSFISKILGKSTDQKGYESKKGNSNPYQKLSDLYVYIKDDLNGKIIARVTISPEEVSKSNGWLRIDLSSANVLFDIRTLGKKPYYIVLYCPTGSSISYYKWYYSTSDVYANGSAYERQGSVWYDLGYDFAFKTTMAKSGKEPDGVVNRWAIVIGVVYYDEKCSAYYKPAYGCDNAANDIAAMLEASGWHVVKLLNEEATYKRVESEISKIRNVEDADDVCLFFFSGHGYALHDCVLFDSSLEVWYRDFASYQIIIDEGCFSGRLITNTSLPKEGRIILTSSKEDEVSWGRVFKSVNKWYGVFSYYLLEGLRGKADGIKTDEFTGTKDGWVSAEEAFYYAKPRVESEGRTQHPQIYDGIEGEVWLTKCQ